One Leopardus geoffroyi isolate Oge1 chromosome C1, O.geoffroyi_Oge1_pat1.0, whole genome shotgun sequence DNA segment encodes these proteins:
- the CC1H1orf167 gene encoding uncharacterized protein C1orf167 homolog isoform X1, which produces MELRHYASRKENVPPRPATPLRPGKRLERRRFPKSRGVGRGSRHGRWVRECPAEREGPATIRSPGAERHQEPCRVQTNLDGPSLVLKDTAGRLVNSGLQQQSNLQTPAGRPQGRARALVVQQSNLSIRGTSLAEGRSHLSPRLRSELQGSFWPHPIPQGSPLSRASLANPPSSLRQSRWLGTDTPCPDVQPAAGFASLSGHTLPGSGPWCVLGNWPPRLMGEPLTLEDLTVPVQSQARAPSQTALHQLLASVRHLEHEVACLGCRASQEPPGPAHRDPGTSSGRALPAHRQPGQPVLASWEGREKPVRGLRETADFPGTQGAQAGLSDGRASSKPASPEATLRMPMGDLLGPKQGALLANPARQGENFSPGPTYGSRPKKDPRLPPGVGNREARPCSAACCSAARGGPPGQEGREVALQERTASCPPDAAPARSALQNKARNVGSLESGTARCFRAWWHRVRKRRAVAAAVALGRRRLLRRGLRALRWALRLREAQLEVAWKRHTQALLAQSFRKWRNQALQQKQGQPRIQAGPGPPPSGTGQGQSPSGREPVADPAWRSSPGSQREEAGAWPRPDGGDGEVQMLQALQQLAGFLLWCHQKQWARQERRVQGEASRATLRTQRKGRPPQAWCSHAADAPKMASLDTQQQRAWLGRCFGAWQQFVQRGARYRDRLAHRRARTLRICLQQWVRMKQLQASDGAKVTQLSLCRQKAGNMALCSSAPGVATAQGLGTMAQVQGGSSLQEACRRLALRRALLLWRTRLSQRRKADSFLQGMRQQMIRRILKGWCLRAWGPGTPSDSARTTLAPELLGSIPAGEALLGCSTPRSSLEKVSRAPTLLETLRLSFVWAAGRQQKRRCLLLWQVRAQQSRRAARWHRCTLRRRILLGWNHWATAQGAQRELAVGWAWDRSCRAALGLWRRRLAQRLQAERCVRARGRTLVRGALHRWHGCWQRRQLLREKYQQWVQVQLQGLRRSVFQDWRRAAAHRRRTAARPEQPLLQSHFQAPCGVVRDTGVFPATRAFRDSLRRALGTTFSMWREAGAAKAWAPVTHRRSRARGGPTDRQLRRVLEAWAQAAARGRVQGAAITQFRQAASRRLLWTCWAQWRAVLLSGQLEPPEAEAQEACPVDRRQRPGVASRGRLLALMDTPAPWKQTHRCRTRPSPTRHHGRGGPKEQREMSWAQSDREPPLCRAFQVQLQWPGRTGQAQGPPRGKPGGDCGSEASVLKGQGVPAERQLGRRYLQRWHLEALLRRLQGSQQARCLAATWQHWLDAQEEEQLARTLLRQWHLKRAWRVWRRRVLRLRAARRLQQQEGGRVLSQAFEKWCQQLAARGRKRGATSSPVPSEQGGHREPWEQAGSCWGGRGRGKWPSCSCDLFPWKEKQNCAQPS; this is translated from the exons ATGGAGCTGAGACACTACGCCAGCCGCAAGGAGAATGTGCCCCCCAGGCCTGCGACGCCCCTGAGGCCAGGCAAGAGGCTTG AGCGACGGAGATTTCCGAAGAGCAGAGGTGTTGGCCGGGGCAGCAGACATGGCCGGTGGGTGCGCGAGTGCCCAGCTGAGAGGGAAGGGCCTGCCACCATACGCTCCCCGGGGGCAGAGCGGCACCAGGAGCCCTGCCGGGTCCAGACCAACCTGGACGGCCCGAGCCTCGTCCTGAAGGATACAGCTGGCCGGCTGGTGAACTCAGGCTTGCAACAGCAGAGCAACCTGCAGACCCCGGCCGGCAGGCCCCAGGGGAGAGCCCGAGCACTTGTCGTCCAGCAGAGTAACCTGAGCATAAGGGGGACCAGCTTGGCCGAAGGCAGGAGTCACCTCAGCCCCCGCCTCCGGTCAGAGCTTCAGGGCAGCTTCTGGCCCCACCCGATACCCCAGGGAAGCCCTCTATCCCGAGCGTCGCTGGCTAACCCGCCCTCCAGCCTGAGACAGTCCCGGTGGCTGGGCACAGACACCCCCTGCCCAGACGTCCAGCCCGCTGCAGGCTTCGCCTCTCTCAGTGGGCACACACTTCCAGGCTCCGGACCCTGGTGTGTCCTGGGGAACTGGCCCCCTAGGCTCATGGGGGAGCCCCTCACCCTGGAGGACCTGACTGTCCCGGTCCAGAGCCAGGCTCGGGCCCCATCCCAGACTGCCTTGCACCAGCTGCTGGCCTCTGTGCGACACCTGGAGCACGAGGTCGCCTGTCTCGGGTGCCGGGCCTCCCAGGAACCCCCAGGCCCTGCTCACCGGGACCCCGGGACCAGCAGTGGCCGGGCCCTCCCTGCCCACCGCCAGCCCGGCCAGCCTGTTCTTGCatcctgggaggggagggagaaacccGTGCGAGGCCTCAGGGAAACTGCGGATTTCCCAGGGACACAGGGGGCCCAGGCTGGCCTCTCGGACGGTCGGGCAAGCAGTAAGCCTGCGTCACCGGAGGCCACGCTGAGGATGCCGATGGGGGACCTCCTCGGCCCTAAGCAGGGGGCCCTTCTGGCCAACCCCGCGAGGCAAGGAGAGAACTTCTCCCCGGGGCCTACATATGGCAGCAGGCCGAAGAAGGACCCCCGGCTCCCTCCAGGGGTGGGTAACAGGGAAGCCAGACCGTGCTCTGCAGCGTGCTGCAGTGCTGCCCGGGGCGGCCCAcctgggcaggaaggaagggaggtggcCCTGCAGGAGAGGACAGCTTCCTGCCCACCAGATGCAGCCCCAGCAAGGAGCGCCCTGCAG AACAAAGCCCGAAACGTTGGGAGCCTGGAGTCCGGGACGGCCCG ATGTTTCAGAGCCTGGTGGCATCGGGTGCGGAAGCGGCGGGCCGTGGCCGCGGCGGTGGCCCTGGGCCGCCGGCGGCTGTTGCGCAGGGGCCTGCGGGCGCTTCGGTGGGCACTGCGGCTCCGGGAGGCCCAGCTGGAGGTGGCATGGAAGCGACACACTCAGGCCCTGCTGGCCCAGAGCTTCCGAAAG TGGAGAAACCAGGCTCTGCAGCAGAAGCAAGGGCAGCCCCGCATCCAGGCTGGGCCGGGACCCCCACCGTCTGGGACGGGCCAAGGCCAGAGCCCCTCAGGAAGGGAGCCAGTGGCAGACCCTGCCTGGAGAAGCAG TCCAGGGAGTCAGAGGGAGGAGGCGGGAGCCTGGCCGAGACCAGATGGAGGCGATGGAGAAGTACAGATGCTTCAGGCCTTGCAGCAACTGGCTG GCTTCCTCTTATGGTGCCATCAGAAGCAATGGgccaggcaggagaggagggtcCAGGGAGAGGCCTCCCGGGCCACGCTGAGGACTCAGAGGAAGGGGAGACCCCCCCAGGCCTGGTGCTCTCATGCTGCAGATGCACCCAAGATGGCCTCGCTGGACACccagcagcagagagcctggctcGGCAG GTGCTTTGGGGCCTGGCAGCAATTTGTGCAAAGAGGGGCCCGGTACCGGGACCGCCTGGCTCACCGTCGGGCCAGGACCCTGAGGATATGTCTGCAGCAGTGGGTGCGaatgaagcagctccaggcttcaGATGGAGCGAAGGTGACCCAGCTGTCCCTCTGCCGGCAGAAGGCAG GGAACATGGCCCTCTGCAGCTCAGCCCCTGGCGTGGCCACAGCCCAAGGCCTGGGGACGATGGCCCAGGTGCAAGGTGGCAGCTCCCTGCAGGAAGCCTGCCGGAGACTGGCCCTCCGCCGGGCGCTGCTGCTCTGGAGGACGCGGCTCTCCCAGCGTCGGAAGGCTGA CTCCTTCCTCCAGGGCATGCGGCAGCAGATGATTCGGCGTATCCTGAAAGGCTGGTGCCTGAGGGCCTGGggtccaggcaccccatcagacAGTGCCAGGACCACCTTGGCCCCGGAGCTCCTGGGCAGCATCCCGGCGGGGGAGGCCTTGCTGGGCTGCAGCACACCCCGAAGCTCACTAGAGAAG gtTTCCAGGGCCCCCACCCTCCTGGAGACGCTCCGGCTGAGCTTTGTGTGGGCAGCTGGGCGGCAGCAGAAGAGGCGGTGCCTTCTGCTCTGGCAGGTGCGGGCACAGCAGTCCCGGAGGGCAGCGAGGTGGCACCGATGTACTCTTCGGAGGCG CATCCTTCTCGGCTGGAACCACTGGGCAACAGCCCAAGGGGCCCAGAGAgagctggctgttggctgggccTGGGATCGGAGCTGCAGGGCCGCGCTGGGCTTGTGGCGGCGGCGGCTGGCGCAGAGGCTGCAGGCAGAGCGGTGCGTTCGGGCCCGGGGTCGCACACTGGTCCGGGGCGCCCTGCACCGCTGGCACGGCTGCTGGCAGA GGCGGCAGCTCCTGCGCGAAAAGTACCAGCAGTGGGTGCAGGTCCAACTCCAGGGCCTGAGGAGGTCCGTGTTCCAGGACTGGCGACGGGCAGCAGCTCATCGGAGACGCACAGCGGCCCGGCCAGAGCAGCCCCTACTGCAGAG CCATTTCCAGGCCCCGTGTGGAGTTGTGAGAGACACAGGGGTGTTCCCAGCCACCAGAGCCTTCCGGGATAGCCTGAGAAGGGCCCTGGGGACCACATTTTCCATGTGGCGGGAAGCCGGAGCAGCCAAAGCCTGGGCCCCCGTGACCCACCGGAGAAGCCGTGCACGGGGGGGCCCGACGGACCGGCAGCTGAGGAG GGTCCTAGAGGCCTGGGCCCAGGCAGCAGCCAGGGGCCGTGTCCAGGGAGCCGCCATCACCCAGTTCCGGCAGGCTGCGTCCAGACGCCTCCTGTGGACCTGCTGGGCCCAGTGGCGGGCAGTGCTGCTCAGTGGGCAATTGGAACCACCGGAGGCAGAGGCCCAGGAGGCCTGCCCGGTTGACCGCAGGCAGCGGCCCGgggtggccagcagagggcgcctCCTAGCACTGATGGACACTCCAGCCCCGTGGAAGCAG ACCCACCGCTGCAGGACGCGGCCCAGCCCAACGCGGCACCACGGCCGCGGTGGAccgaaggagcagagagaaatgtCCTGGGCTCAGA GTGACAGAGAGCCTCCCCTCTGCCGTGCCTTCCAGGTCCAGCTGCAGTGGCCTGGACGCACCGGCCAGGCCCAGGGCCCGCCGCGCGGAAAACCAGGAGGGGACTGCGGCTCTGAGGCCAGTGTCCTCAAAGGCCAAGGCGTGCCCGCTGAGAGGCAGCTAGG GAGGAGATACCTGCAGCGCTGGCACCTTGAGGCCTTGCTTCGCCGGCTCCAGGGCTCCCAGCAGGCCAGGTGCCTGGCGGCAACATGGCAGCACTGGCTGGACGCTCAGGAAGAGGAGCAGCTGGCACGGACGCTG CTCAGGCAGTGGCACCTGAAGCGGGCCTGGCGCGTGTGGCGGCGGCGAGTCCTGCGGCTGCGGGCGGCTCGGCGATTGCAGCAACAGGAAGGCGGCCGGGTCCTTTCCCAG GCCTTTGAGAAGTGGTGCCAACAGCTGGCAGCCAGGGGCCGGAAGAGAGGAGCCACCAGCAGCCCGGTACCCTCGGAGCAAGGCGGGCATCGGGAGCCCTGGGAGCAGGCTGGAAGCTGCTGGGGTGGACGTGGGCGGGGCAAGTGGCCCAGCTGCAGCTGTGACTTGTTCccatggaaagaaaaacagaactgtgCCCAGCCTTCGTAA
- the CC1H1orf167 gene encoding uncharacterized protein C1orf167 homolog isoform X3 has product MELRHYASRKENVPPRPATPLRPGKRLERRRFPKSRGVGRGSRHGRWVRECPAEREGPATIRSPGAERHQEPCRVQTNLDGPSLVLKDTAGRLVNSGLQQQSNLQTPAGRPQGRARALVVQQSNLSIRGTSLAEGRSHLSPRLRSELQGSFWPHPIPQGSPLSRASLANPPSSLRQSRWLGTDTPCPDVQPAAGFASLSGHTLPGSGPWCVLGNWPPRLMGEPLTLEDLTVPVQSQARAPSQTALHQLLASVRHLEHEVACLGCRASQEPPGPAHRDPGTSSGRALPAHRQPGQPVLASWEGREKPVRGLRETADFPGTQGAQAGLSDGRASSKPASPEATLRMPMGDLLGPKQGALLANPARQGENFSPGPTYGSRPKKDPRLPPGVGNREARPCSAACCSAARGGPPGQEGREVALQERTASCPPDAAPARSALQNKARNVGSLESGTARCFRAWWHRVRKRRAVAAAVALGRRRLLRRGLRALRWALRLREAQLEVAWKRHTQALLAQSFRKWRNQALQQKQGQPRIQAGPGPPPSGTGQGQSPSGREPVADPAWRSSPGSQREEAGAWPRPDGGDGEVQMLQALQQLAGFLLWCHQKQWARQERRVQGEASRATLRTQRKGRPPQAWCSHAADAPKMASLDTQQQRAWLGRCFGAWQQFVQRGARYRDRLAHRRARTLRICLQQWVRMKQLQASDGAKVTQLSLCRQKAGNMALCSSAPGVATAQGLGTMAQVQGGSSLQEACRRLALRRALLLWRTRLSQRRKADSFLQGMRQQMIRRILKGWCLRAWGPGTPSDSARTTLAPELLGSIPAGEALLGCSTPRSSLEKVSRAPTLLETLRLSFVWAAGRQQKRRCLLLWQVRAQQSRRAARWHRCTLRRRILLGWNHWATAQGAQRELAVGWAWDRSCRAALGLWRRRLAQRLQAERCVRARGRTLVRGALHRWHGCWQRRQLLREKYQQWVQVQLQGLRRSVFQDWRRAAAHRRRTAARPEQPLLQSHFQAPCGVVRDTGVFPATRAFRDSLRRALGTTFSMWREAGAAKAWAPVTHRRSRARGGPTDRQLRRVLEAWAQAAARGRVQGAAITQFRQAASRRLLWTCWAQWRAVLLSGQLEPPEAEAQEACPVDRRQRPGVASRGRLLALMDTPAPWKQKKSSSDTSKWQQELDGKQD; this is encoded by the exons ATGGAGCTGAGACACTACGCCAGCCGCAAGGAGAATGTGCCCCCCAGGCCTGCGACGCCCCTGAGGCCAGGCAAGAGGCTTG AGCGACGGAGATTTCCGAAGAGCAGAGGTGTTGGCCGGGGCAGCAGACATGGCCGGTGGGTGCGCGAGTGCCCAGCTGAGAGGGAAGGGCCTGCCACCATACGCTCCCCGGGGGCAGAGCGGCACCAGGAGCCCTGCCGGGTCCAGACCAACCTGGACGGCCCGAGCCTCGTCCTGAAGGATACAGCTGGCCGGCTGGTGAACTCAGGCTTGCAACAGCAGAGCAACCTGCAGACCCCGGCCGGCAGGCCCCAGGGGAGAGCCCGAGCACTTGTCGTCCAGCAGAGTAACCTGAGCATAAGGGGGACCAGCTTGGCCGAAGGCAGGAGTCACCTCAGCCCCCGCCTCCGGTCAGAGCTTCAGGGCAGCTTCTGGCCCCACCCGATACCCCAGGGAAGCCCTCTATCCCGAGCGTCGCTGGCTAACCCGCCCTCCAGCCTGAGACAGTCCCGGTGGCTGGGCACAGACACCCCCTGCCCAGACGTCCAGCCCGCTGCAGGCTTCGCCTCTCTCAGTGGGCACACACTTCCAGGCTCCGGACCCTGGTGTGTCCTGGGGAACTGGCCCCCTAGGCTCATGGGGGAGCCCCTCACCCTGGAGGACCTGACTGTCCCGGTCCAGAGCCAGGCTCGGGCCCCATCCCAGACTGCCTTGCACCAGCTGCTGGCCTCTGTGCGACACCTGGAGCACGAGGTCGCCTGTCTCGGGTGCCGGGCCTCCCAGGAACCCCCAGGCCCTGCTCACCGGGACCCCGGGACCAGCAGTGGCCGGGCCCTCCCTGCCCACCGCCAGCCCGGCCAGCCTGTTCTTGCatcctgggaggggagggagaaacccGTGCGAGGCCTCAGGGAAACTGCGGATTTCCCAGGGACACAGGGGGCCCAGGCTGGCCTCTCGGACGGTCGGGCAAGCAGTAAGCCTGCGTCACCGGAGGCCACGCTGAGGATGCCGATGGGGGACCTCCTCGGCCCTAAGCAGGGGGCCCTTCTGGCCAACCCCGCGAGGCAAGGAGAGAACTTCTCCCCGGGGCCTACATATGGCAGCAGGCCGAAGAAGGACCCCCGGCTCCCTCCAGGGGTGGGTAACAGGGAAGCCAGACCGTGCTCTGCAGCGTGCTGCAGTGCTGCCCGGGGCGGCCCAcctgggcaggaaggaagggaggtggcCCTGCAGGAGAGGACAGCTTCCTGCCCACCAGATGCAGCCCCAGCAAGGAGCGCCCTGCAG AACAAAGCCCGAAACGTTGGGAGCCTGGAGTCCGGGACGGCCCG ATGTTTCAGAGCCTGGTGGCATCGGGTGCGGAAGCGGCGGGCCGTGGCCGCGGCGGTGGCCCTGGGCCGCCGGCGGCTGTTGCGCAGGGGCCTGCGGGCGCTTCGGTGGGCACTGCGGCTCCGGGAGGCCCAGCTGGAGGTGGCATGGAAGCGACACACTCAGGCCCTGCTGGCCCAGAGCTTCCGAAAG TGGAGAAACCAGGCTCTGCAGCAGAAGCAAGGGCAGCCCCGCATCCAGGCTGGGCCGGGACCCCCACCGTCTGGGACGGGCCAAGGCCAGAGCCCCTCAGGAAGGGAGCCAGTGGCAGACCCTGCCTGGAGAAGCAG TCCAGGGAGTCAGAGGGAGGAGGCGGGAGCCTGGCCGAGACCAGATGGAGGCGATGGAGAAGTACAGATGCTTCAGGCCTTGCAGCAACTGGCTG GCTTCCTCTTATGGTGCCATCAGAAGCAATGGgccaggcaggagaggagggtcCAGGGAGAGGCCTCCCGGGCCACGCTGAGGACTCAGAGGAAGGGGAGACCCCCCCAGGCCTGGTGCTCTCATGCTGCAGATGCACCCAAGATGGCCTCGCTGGACACccagcagcagagagcctggctcGGCAG GTGCTTTGGGGCCTGGCAGCAATTTGTGCAAAGAGGGGCCCGGTACCGGGACCGCCTGGCTCACCGTCGGGCCAGGACCCTGAGGATATGTCTGCAGCAGTGGGTGCGaatgaagcagctccaggcttcaGATGGAGCGAAGGTGACCCAGCTGTCCCTCTGCCGGCAGAAGGCAG GGAACATGGCCCTCTGCAGCTCAGCCCCTGGCGTGGCCACAGCCCAAGGCCTGGGGACGATGGCCCAGGTGCAAGGTGGCAGCTCCCTGCAGGAAGCCTGCCGGAGACTGGCCCTCCGCCGGGCGCTGCTGCTCTGGAGGACGCGGCTCTCCCAGCGTCGGAAGGCTGA CTCCTTCCTCCAGGGCATGCGGCAGCAGATGATTCGGCGTATCCTGAAAGGCTGGTGCCTGAGGGCCTGGggtccaggcaccccatcagacAGTGCCAGGACCACCTTGGCCCCGGAGCTCCTGGGCAGCATCCCGGCGGGGGAGGCCTTGCTGGGCTGCAGCACACCCCGAAGCTCACTAGAGAAG gtTTCCAGGGCCCCCACCCTCCTGGAGACGCTCCGGCTGAGCTTTGTGTGGGCAGCTGGGCGGCAGCAGAAGAGGCGGTGCCTTCTGCTCTGGCAGGTGCGGGCACAGCAGTCCCGGAGGGCAGCGAGGTGGCACCGATGTACTCTTCGGAGGCG CATCCTTCTCGGCTGGAACCACTGGGCAACAGCCCAAGGGGCCCAGAGAgagctggctgttggctgggccTGGGATCGGAGCTGCAGGGCCGCGCTGGGCTTGTGGCGGCGGCGGCTGGCGCAGAGGCTGCAGGCAGAGCGGTGCGTTCGGGCCCGGGGTCGCACACTGGTCCGGGGCGCCCTGCACCGCTGGCACGGCTGCTGGCAGA GGCGGCAGCTCCTGCGCGAAAAGTACCAGCAGTGGGTGCAGGTCCAACTCCAGGGCCTGAGGAGGTCCGTGTTCCAGGACTGGCGACGGGCAGCAGCTCATCGGAGACGCACAGCGGCCCGGCCAGAGCAGCCCCTACTGCAGAG CCATTTCCAGGCCCCGTGTGGAGTTGTGAGAGACACAGGGGTGTTCCCAGCCACCAGAGCCTTCCGGGATAGCCTGAGAAGGGCCCTGGGGACCACATTTTCCATGTGGCGGGAAGCCGGAGCAGCCAAAGCCTGGGCCCCCGTGACCCACCGGAGAAGCCGTGCACGGGGGGGCCCGACGGACCGGCAGCTGAGGAG GGTCCTAGAGGCCTGGGCCCAGGCAGCAGCCAGGGGCCGTGTCCAGGGAGCCGCCATCACCCAGTTCCGGCAGGCTGCGTCCAGACGCCTCCTGTGGACCTGCTGGGCCCAGTGGCGGGCAGTGCTGCTCAGTGGGCAATTGGAACCACCGGAGGCAGAGGCCCAGGAGGCCTGCCCGGTTGACCGCAGGCAGCGGCCCGgggtggccagcagagggcgcctCCTAGCACTGATGGACACTCCAGCCCCGTGGAAGCAG aaaaaaagcagttctGACACTAGCAAATGGCAACAAGAGCTTGATGGCAAACAGGACTGa